In one window of Schistosoma haematobium chromosome 5, whole genome shotgun sequence DNA:
- the FAM18A gene encoding Golgi apparatus membrane protein TVP23 A (EggNog:ENOG410VFQV~COG:U), giving the protein MMDSRDEVVLALTDDMDTGSSSDGPHSPSTRRSAVIGHFLFRSSALIIYILCAWFTTSFVLPFIFILVCLSLDFWVVKNISGRILVGLRWSSYTDDAGVVHWRYDSRKPSPIDSADVSSLSRRELAARMARQQLSRLFWIGLIASPAIWCIFFLASLFSLHIRWAFVCTIALCMNIANVYGYIRCWMSNMNEGESNILKVIKSTATSKMSSLWPSSQTKSNLNNTSGSGLPLVA; this is encoded by the coding sequence ATGATGGACTCCAGAGATGAAGTTGTCTTAGCTTTGACAGATGATATGGATACTGGTTCATCTTCAGACGGACCTCATAGCCCATCAACACGACGCTCAGCTGTAATCGGTCATTTCCTCTTCCGTTCTTCTgctttgattatatatatactatgcGCTTGGTTTACAACGTCTTTCGTTCTTCCGTTTATCTTTATACTTGTTTGCTTATCACTCGATTTTTGGGTTGTAAAAAATATTTCTGGACGCATCTTAGTTGGTTTACGTTGGTCGAGCTATACTGATGACGCCGGAGTGGTACATTGGCGATATGATTCACGTAAACCTTCACCTATAGATTCTGCTGATGTTTCTTCCCTTAGTCGACGTGAATTAGCCGCTCGTATGGCTAGACAACAATTATCTCGTTTATTTTGGATTGGTTTAATTGCAAGTCCAGCAATATGGTGTATATTTTTCTTGGCGTCATTATTTTCATTGCATATTCGTTGGGCTTTTGTCTGTACTATCGCTTTGTGTATGAATATAGCAAATGTTTATGGTTATATTCGTTGTTGGATGTCTAATATGAATGAAGGtgaatcaaatattttaaaagtaatCAAATCTACAGCAACTAGCAAAATGTCTAGTTTATGGCCTTCATCTCAAACTAAATCCAATCTAAATAACACATCTGGAAGTGGTCTACCATTAGTTGCCTAA